A genomic segment from Glycine soja cultivar W05 chromosome 20, ASM419377v2, whole genome shotgun sequence encodes:
- the LOC114401648 gene encoding MLP-like protein 328, translating to MSQPDSLVAEIEVKTSADHFYDTLKGKKQHRIHDVAPHHIHKVEVHEGEWDKSGNIKVLTFADGDTVETLKERVDFDDENKKITYTILEGVMLKYYKSYKVIVHVLPKGDEHSLVKWTFLYEKVDHTAPEPTKYKDLVVKLTKNVEAHLVEAR from the exons ATGTCTCAACCCGACTCGTTGGTGGCTGAGATTGAGGTGAAAACCTCTGCTGATCACTTTTACGACACCTTGAAGGGTAAGAAACAGCATCGTATTCATGATGTTGCCCCTCATCATATCCATAAGGTGGAAGTTCATGAAGGTGAGTGGGATAAATCTGGCAATATCAAGGTGCTTACATTCGCTGATG GGGACACTGTTGAGACCTTAAAGGAGAGagttgattttgatgatgaaaaCAAGAAGATAACCTACACCATATTGGAGGGTGTCATGTTGAAGTACTATAAGAGCTACAAGGTTATCGTTCATGTTTTACCAAAAGGTGATGAGCACAGCCTTGTGAAGTGGACTTTCTTGTATGAGAAGGTGGATCACACTGCCCCTGAGCCAACCAAGTACAAAGATTTGGTGGTTAAACTCACCAAGAACGTGGAGGCTCATCTTGTTGAGGCTCGTTAA